DNA from Vitis vinifera cultivar Pinot Noir 40024 chromosome 19, ASM3070453v1:
tgagatatatggttcataaaaacattttttaaaattccctgatCCATAAGTTGCggtactaaatcaaaattttctttatttacaacagacatatttacataagctaaatatataacaaagaaaaattcagggtcgtgatatgccatataccctgtttttatcccgtcatttttagttctaaaatgtttatacaaaagttcttgatttttaaacactttgttgtattggttttgtagaaaaaaggttttgacaaaagagtagttatcaactccaattatatttttaacaacgAGCCTTTCATATTGCTCAGTCAGAAGagctgatttcttaattaaactaattacttcAGGTTGACTGTTTGAACAGctggtttgattggttgacactgtactggttttcaaatcttctatcagtttttcttgattttcttggattttgaggttttggaatttttgggtttctaaagcaatcagttggttttgaaggttttgtaaatgttgggctaaagctgacactgtttttccataagcgtattctaaattttggttcggaaaactttgtggttttaaagaccaaaaattatctacaataaccttatgttcttcaaaaaggttttgagaaaataaagagttaaaccttaggtttggattcaacacttcgtttagacatatggttccatattgaaaggttctagctttcgtaggttttctttgagccatgttcctgtaatcatgaaatcaatcattagtattatcgacattattaattatttgtctacttaaccagtctgctaatatattatcttttcctttaatatgttcaaatttaggtttgaaaccaattaaagagttttgaaactttatccatcttttggtggacaattttgaagaatttttgttttcaaagaattttttaatattctcacaatcggttcttaaagtaaagtgttcttggttcaaaaataattgaaatttttctaagactaatattattgcttcaatttctaagtctgtagagctaaggttcttttgataatcattaaaagttccactacaatatctgcaaagtttttcttctcctatattagttacaactaaaagtatacctccccatcctgtttgactagcatcagtttggactattttatattcattttctaagggtaaatgtaaggttgggagatgtttcacaagttcttttattgacattaattttgaaaattgtggatTTGAGAAAAAAACTTCACTTTTTCAAAGAGGTTATTTgtatcaaatcacaataaaaaactatttaattattatttattggcataaataaaaaattatttattgaataaaaaataatttatcaccAGCTTGTTTGGCATTTTAATGCTTATATAATTTGGGCTtgacaaaaatttaccttttattccttatatattatatatatatatatatatatatatatatatatttatttatttatttatttatttatgtattgatttttatgagaaaataattcatagaCATATTTCCTACTTATAAATTCAAGATATATAACATAGATTCATAGTATAGTTTAGACATTTCAAAAGTTAAGATTggagtaaaataaaattttgtatcatTTGTATCTCAACTATATTATTTtgacatttatattaaatattgacactaattttgaaaattgtagaTTTGAGGAAAAAACTTCACTTTTTCAAAGAGGTTATTTGTATCaaattacaacaaaaaactatttaattattatttattggcataaataaaaaaattatttattgaataaaaattaatttatcactaGTTTGTTTGACATTTTAATACTCCTATAATTTGGGTTTGACAAAAATTTACGTTTTActccttattttatatattttttaatttatgtattGATTTctatgagaaaataattcatagatatatttatttatttatgattttaatttaaaaattttatttcttttataattatatattattttattattaattattaaggatagtttaaaatattgacattaaaatcaaatacttCTAGATAAAAGCATAATGTTATTTTATGGGGTGTACAAGATTACGTAAATAATAGATACTTATACTATTATAGaattaactaaaacttttataaaaatctttataaaggattaatttttaaaaatataaatttattgtcTTATATAGTTAACATTAGAATTTTTTCTCTCTAAAGaataaccataagaaatatctataaaaaattaaggaattgAGATGATTTTATAGAAAAGATGAGATTGGTAAAACATTATATtgttaaattattaaaagagaaatgagttttttttttatcaactttaagtcatattgtggaccccgcatttcggctcaatgcgtttcccactcgatggcgaaactcgattttggtttgaaaatgattttatttattaaaaagggttgacttggagtcgccacttatttttgttttatttttaaaaagggaaacaaaataagaaagaaaaccctaagcgtgactccttatttttgaaaaggtggtctgtgaaaaaccggatcgggttcgggggtcaggttacttatcaggaaggtacggtaaagatcgtagcacccctctaagtccctaagtcgggtctctactaataaaattaaagcaatcatggcaatggatgagtaaatcaatgaacaCTCAGGATAAATCACGCACATGTGAGAATCGggacatgcatagacaacgattaaagggaaaatgggtacatacctgggcaacgaaCCATcatgcgctatcataaaaatggggtcagtgtataataaagaacacaaaacataccacatgcatcaccaaatagaaattaaaactggatttttgaaatttatttgaaaattggagttttagagattatttgaaaattagatttttagaagttaaatataagaatgagaattttagtaattaaatttgaaaggaattggaatttcagtAAATTTaggaatcggaattttgaagaattatttaaatacgGAATTTTGATAAACAAATAAGTGGATAAATAAATgagtgaaataataataatgatgaaataaaaaaattaggtaaataattgcaaaaaatagaattttagagatgGGAGACCGAATTTAGAGATtgagattttgagaaattatttggagatgagatttttaaatatatgaataagtgaataaataaatgaacgggataataataataacgaaaataatcattaaacagctgaatgtgaatagtggaatttttgagattgaaaattaaattcggaaaacggaattttgaaaaatttgaactttaattattggaatttgtaaaataaatgaatgaaataataataataataataatgataataataataataataataataataataataataataatgagaataatatttaaatgaatgaacgtgaatagtggaatattttgagattgaaaattaaattcggcaGTCAGATTTttcaagaattgaattttaatgatttgaatttttacaagaaataaataaataaatatggaatgataataataataataaaaataatgtttaaacgaatgaacgtgaatagtgaaaatttttttagaacttaaaatattggagttttgaaaaattgaatgttAGATTTGAAGTTtcgtaaaataaatttaaaaatcacattttgcgagattattttggaaatgatacgtgtatatatatatattcttaaataaaataataaataaataaataaatagataaataaaaataaatgaataaaatagataaaataaatgaataaatgaatgaatttgcaaaaaaaatgaaaattttaacatGTAAAGTGGAATTAAGAAGATGGCACGtgggagaaaagagaaaaaataataataaaccaccTTGAAGCCTGCTGGAACCATGCCAccaatgaagaataaaaaataatataaaaaactatgTCTTTGACTTCTATCCACCAATTTGTTTAAACAATGCCATCATTTAGCAAATACTTGAAGCCTGCTGGAACCATGCCAccaatgaagaataaaaaataatataaaaaactatgTCTTTGATTTCTATCCACCAATTTGTTTAAACAATGCCATCATTTAGCAAATACTTGCTCTTGTCAGATAATAAACTCCAAGCCTCTGAAACAAACTTAAATGTACCATCTGCACCAATGGACTTGTTTTTATTAGGATAAAGCATAAGAGCCAGCTCCCTGCATTGTTTCTTCACAGTTCCCTCATCGGCCAAGGGGATTACGCCAAGTATCCCATACCAATCCACTCCTCCACTCACTTTCTTCTCAGCTGAGATGTACACATCAAATATAGTTAACATTTGAGAAATATCCTCACACCCAGGATACAAATTTCTTTGCACCCAAAAGGTCTTTATCCCTGAACTTCCTCAGGGCAATATCTTTCGCTCGAGAGGCATCATCCTTATAGCACTCCATAATACTCCTACATGTTTCCTCTATGCGTTTCTCTACAGCCTCTACCACCTGGTTGATGACTTCAAAAAGATGGGTCCCAGCATGCATGTGCGCAAAATAAAGGCCCTTACTTTCGAAAGCTCTCAAACTGATACACAAAATCATCAACTATGTCCCATAGCCCATGGTTTGGCAGCTTGCAGTGGATGAgtttgagagagaaaatgggtatgCTGAGCAAGAAATGGGTGTGGCGGGCGTCACGTGGCCATGCATGAGCAAGCCCAAGGCAGCCATCTCCAGCTAGGCGTCACCCTCAGATGAGGTCTCCATCGTCAGCGACATAGATGAGGGGAAAAGGATGGCGGCTTTAAGGTGGCGGAGTTGCTGCTGGTGGGATTTAGCCTATGGGACCAGCCTTCAAAGTCCTCCGGCGGCGCTAGGAAGGCAACAAAAAAACTCC
Protein-coding regions in this window:
- the LOC104878233 gene encoding uncharacterized protein LOC104878233, whose translation is MHAGTHLFEVINQVVEAVEKRIEETCRSIMECYKDDASRAKDIALRKFRDKDLLAEKKVSGGVDWYGILGVIPLADEGTVKKQCRELALMLYPNKNKSIGADGTFKFVSEAWSLLSDKSKYLLNDGIV